The Perca fluviatilis chromosome 2, GENO_Pfluv_1.0, whole genome shotgun sequence genome includes a region encoding these proteins:
- the guca1c gene encoding guanylyl cyclase-activating protein 3, translated as MGSYNSNLDDIMEEDMHHWYSKFMRESPSGLITLFELKTMLDMNGMTEESSSYVEQVFLTFDMDGDGYIDFVEYIAAISLLLKGEINQKLKWYFKLFDQDGNGKIDKDELETIFKAIQDITRNYDVPPEEIVTLIYEKIDVNGEGELTLEEFISGAKDHPDIMEMLTKMMDLTTVLEIILKGQQKKDVK; from the exons ATGGGTTCCTATAACTCCAACCTGGATGATATCATGGAGGAGGACATGCACCACTGGTACTCCAAATTCATGAGGGAGTCTCCTTCAGGACTTATAACGCTCTTTGAGCTCAAGACTATGCTTGACATGAACGGTATGACAGAGGAGTCCAGCAGCTATGTGGAGCAGGTCTTCCTCACCTTTGACATGGATGGG GATGGCTATATAGACTTTGTGGAATACATCGCAGCAATAAGTTTATTACTGAAAGGAGAAATTAACCAGAAACTAAAGTGGTACTTCAAGCTCTTTGATCAAGATGGAAATGGGAAGATTGACAAGGATGAACTGGAGACCATATTTAAG GCAATTCAAGATATCACCAGAAATTACGACGTCCCTCCAGAAGAGATTGTAACTCTTATATATGAGAAGATTGATGTCAACGGAGAAG GTGAGCTGACACTGGAGGAGTTCATCAGTGGAGCCAAGGATCATCCCGACATCATGGAAATGCTCACCAAGATGATGGACCTTACCACCGTCCTGGAAATCATTCTTAAAGGCCAACAGAAGAAAGATGTGAAATGA
- the LOC120553261 gene encoding thyroid hormone-inducible hepatic protein: protein MQSAEAKFIKNSLLLALRRYDSAVSDMEQTILLPSLLRDVPSDEVWDCEAAEESGRDLYGNYLMFKDIRNTVECSLILQDDHKARNAVLDKTLEPLLDTDPEALFRFHLKGLFCVMSDLTKKTQSLTEKYMDIIGVAN from the coding sequence ATGCAGTCTGCCGAAGCAAAATTCATCAAAAACAGCCTGCTCCTGGCTCTGAGACGATACGACTCAGCTGTCAGCGACATGGAGCAGACCATTCTCCTGCCGAGCCTTCTGCGGGACGTTCCCTCTGATGAAGTGTGGGACTGCGAAGCAGCAGAGGAGTCTGGCAGAGACCTGTATGGCAACTACCTGATGTTCAAGGACATAAGAAACACAGTGGAGTGCAGCCTGATTCTCCAAGATGACCACAAGGCCAGGAACGCAGTGCTCGACAAGACCCTGGAGCCACTCTTGGACACGGATCCTGAAGCTCTCTTCCGCTTCCACCTGAAGGGACTGTTTTGTGTGATGAGCGACCTAACCAAGAAGACTCAGAGCCTCACTGAGAAATATATGGACATCATTGGAGTGGCAAATTAG
- the ndufc2 gene encoding NADH dehydrogenase [ubiquinone] 1 subunit C2 encodes MGFIPDQGKSLPPPAVANRNSVWLAGVGWCSAMLHNAINHRPPLKSGVHRQFLMATIGWFIGYHLTKYENYTYARLDRDMNEYIRLHPEEFAAKEKKTFAEIVEPFHPVR; translated from the exons ATGGGGTTCATACCAGACCAGGGAAAGTCTCTCCCTCCCCCGGCAGTCGCCAACAGGAACTCGGTGTGGCTGGCCGGTGTAGGCTGGTGTTCCGCGATGCTTCATAATGCAATTAACCACAGGCCGCCGCTAAAATCAG ggGTTCACCGACAATTCCTAATGGCAACAATTGGTTGGTTCATCGGCTACCACCTTACAAAATATGAAAATTACACTTATGCCAGACTTGATCGAGATATGAACGAGTACATCAGACTCCACCCAGAGGAATTTGCAGCAAAGG AAAAAAAGACCTTTGCAGAGATTGTCGAGCCCTTCCATCCTGTGCGCTAA
- the rab30 gene encoding ras-related protein Rab-30, with protein MSMEDYDYLFKIVLIGNAGVGKTCLVRRFTQGLFPPGQGATIGVDFMIKTVEIKGQKVKLQIWDTAGQERFRSITQSYYRSANALILTYDITCEDSFRCLPEWLREIEQYANNQVVTILVGNKIDLAEKREVLRQRAEDFAESQSMLYLETSAKESDNVERLFLDLACELIQEAKQNKLDNNDTAPMPGEGKTISYLSCCNLN; from the exons ATGAGCATGGAAGATTATGACTACCTGTTCAAAATAGTTCTGATAGGAAATGCTGGAGTTGGGAAGACATGTCTTGTCCGGCGCTTTACTCAG ggcCTTTTCCCACCTGGACAGGGGGCTACTATTGGAGTAGATTTCATGATTAAAACAGTGGAAATCAAAGGGCAGAAGGTCAAG CTGCAGATATGGGACACAGCTGGACAGGAGAGATTTCGCTCCATTACTCAGAGTTATTACCGCAGTGCCAACGCCCTCATTCTTACGTACGACATTACCTGTGAGGACTCCTTCAGGTGCCTTCCAGAGTGGCTGAGGGAGATTGAGCAGTATGCCAACAACCAGGTGGTGACTATATTAGTCG GTAATAAAATAGATCtggcagagaagagagaggttCTCAGACAGAGGGCTGAAGACTTTGCCGAGTCTCAGAGCATGCTGTATCTGGAGACCTCCGCCAAAGAGTCCGACAATGTTGAGAGACTTTTCCTCGACCTGGCCTGCGAACTCATTCAAGAGGCTAAGCAGAACAAGCTGGATAACAATGACACTGCCCCAATGCCCGGTGAGGGTAAAACCATCAGTTACTTGAGCTGCTGCAACCTCAATTAG